AAGACGATGTCAAGAATCATGTGGAGTTAGCATAAATGAAAAGTAATGGCCTGAGAACCTAGAATTCAGAGTGAAAGAAATTTTGACAGAGTACAACACTTTTTTTTAGTACATTGAAGAATGAAGACAACACAAGGCCCCACAAAACATTGGTACACCCTTTCCCACTGAACGCACATGCATGTGTGTGCTCCTACCATCAGTAAACAACAACACAGAGTTGGACTCAAACTCAAACTCAAACCCTGGTGGGCTGGTTGTACACCCACAGCAGTAGCCATCTGGCAAACAGGCCAATTTCCACAACACGCGTTGGCTCTTACAGAATGAAGTGGCAAAACTACCTTCGCAGACAACACATTTTCTAGGAACCCTACAGTTCCAATGGTCATGTTTTTGTAAGAAAAATGATCAAATTACAATTTGTGACACGCACACAAACTTGAAGACAGACATTTGAGAAGAGGCAAGCTATGCATTAATATCAACGCCAAGAAGGTCATTTGTAAATGCGCAGCTATTTGATCACTCTTGAAGTTTAATTCATTGAACTACCAAGGACAATTAAGTAGGCACAAGGCCCTCGAAGTCCTCATCAGAAGATCTATAAGCTACAGCATTCATTAGATGACCAACCAGCAGCACATATGAAAAAGTTGGGCACAGGTGCCCAAGTTACTTTCTGGCACTATAAGGAAGGAGGTAGGCATTCACAAACATTTATACGGAAACATTGGTGATGAAATAAAGTATACCTGTCTCGCAAGTTGTAAGGATATAGTGTTGATACAGAAGTAAAATAATATTAGTATCGGAAGAATCTAATGGAACATACATCTGAGCAAAAAAAAAGACTATATAATCATCTTTATAGATCAATGAGTTAACAGCATACCTGGAAACTACCGATGTTTGCTGAGGTACCAGGAGGCAATTCATTCTCATCCACATAATATGCATCCAAATTAAAACTGTTGTGCTTCTGTAGAGTAATGGTTTTGACACTGGGAAAAGGCAGGCCTCTCCGGAACAATGCATTACTTGACAATGTTGAAATTGGGCCTTCTCTCGTGCTGAATCCTATCGAAGCAGGAATAGCATCTTGCACCTGAAATACAATGAATGTGGCAATTCTCACTATACAACCAGCAGTCTCACCTGCTTCAAATACCACATATAGCTTACATGTTATATTCAACAATATAAAGTGCAATCATACCTCATACTCCCGAACACGGAATGCAGGACTAAGCATTGCACACTGCAATGCACACCCCCGAGCCACACACTCACTAGCATTGAGTGTGCGACTAGGTTCCCTTCTGAAGAATCCCGCAAGCACCTTGGCAATGGAAGGTACCCGAGAACCTGACCCAACGAGTTCCACAGAATGCAGCCTCTCCAATCCAATCCCTGAATCTGCCACCGCCCTTTTGCAAGGTTCAACAACCCTCTCCAGCAGTCCAGCACATAGCTTCTCGAATTCATCCCTCCGAATCACCCCCTTGACATCCTTCTCCTCCATCAAGCACTCGATGTTCACCACAGCCTCCGCATTCGCGCTGAGAACCTTCTTCGCCTTCTCGCACGCTGCCCTCAACCTCATACTGGCCTTTACATTCCCCACGACATCAATCTTATACCTATCCCTGAACTCCTCGGCGAAATGCTCGAAAAGCACCTCGTCGAAGTCCCTGCCCCCCAGGTCCGCATCGAACCCGTGCGACAGCACCTTCATCCCCGACGCGTCGAAGGCGACCACCGCGACCTGCGTGTCGCATTGCCCGACGTCCACGAACGCGACGTGGGTGGGGCCCCCGGCGCTGCCGAGGTCGGAGCGGTAGAGGCCGTAGCCGAGCGCGGTGGCGGCGAGGTCGTGCATGAGGCGCAGCGGCCTGAGCCCCGCGACGGCTGCGGCGTCGAGGTAGGCGCGGCGCTGCGCCTGTGTGAAGTAGCAGGGCACGGAGATCACGCAGTCGGCGACGGGGGCGCCGCCGAGGTCGGCCTCGGCGAGCTGCTTGAGGTAGGCGAGCAGCATGGAGAGGAGGTGGGTGGGGGAGAGCGCGATGCGGCGGCCGATGTGGTCGGCGTGGACGACGGCGCCGCcatcggcggcggaggagacggGGAAGGGGAGGCGCGGGAGGTCGCGGAGGAGCGAGGACGCCGGGTCCCGGCCGGTGGCGCCGAGGAGGAGGCGCTTGAGGCTGGAGAAGGGGGCgtgggaggcggaggcggaggccgcgTGGGAGCCGATGAGGCGCGCGTTGTGGgagaaggcgacggcggcgggggacTCGCGCTTGGACTCGGCGTTGAGGAGCACGTCGATGCCCCGctgccgcgcggccgccgccaccagGGTGTCGTTGCCGACGTCGAACCCGACCACGCTCATCGCCGCCGGGCTCCGCCGATTCGGGATTCGATCGGTGGGAATGGGGGCGGGGCGGTTGGATTTGGGGCGCGATGCGATGGAAGATGGAGATGGAGGAGGAGCGATGCGCCGGAGGGTACGGTCCGCGCACGCCGCGGTGGGCGAGGAGGTGGAGGGCCGGGCCGTGGTTACTCGCCTgtcgccgacaggtggggcagCTGCCTTTTGCCTGTGGGGTCGTGCTGCTGCAAAAACTTCCGGTCTCTTTCTTGTCCTACTAATTTCGAGCTGCTAATCATCATCAGCCAGACTCTTTTACTGTAAGCAGTCGGTATTATACTGCTTCCTCCGTtctaaaaatatatattatttaatttttttaaaatttataATTTTTACTATGCACATAGATATCTATTATATTTAGATATATAACAAACACTACAAatctaaaaaattaaaataatctaCATTTTAAAATGGAAAGAGTACTAAATTATTAATATTATTTATTAGTTAACGTTGAAAAGCTCTGACATACATTTTTATCTGCAAGATGCAATAATAATTTTGTGACATTACATGATGATTGAAATTGTGAGATGTGTTTGTGTTTCTTACAATAAGTAAAGACAAGTGGGCGGATCATGTATGGTTATTGGAATAATATACCTTTGCTTAATTAACGAGGATGTACAGTATGAAAATTATATAGTTGTTAGAAATACATAGTTATCAAGTGTATATGGTTGTTAGAACAATGCTAACACATTGATATGAGAGGAAATAAATTCGAGTTAAACTAAAAAGATTATTAGAAATTAGTGTTCTTGCCTCTACTTTGCattataattatatattttttaccTTCATTTTTTGCAGCTTTGTTATTTTGCCTTACTATTCACAACTCAATGTGATTTGCCCCTAGTCAACTTGATTGACTAGGGATAAAATTGTGTTAGCTTATTAATAGTAAGGATAAAACATTTAAAGTTGAAAAAAATAAGGGTAAAATTACAGCTGCACCCGAAGATCATATCAAGGTCTTTTTGTAAAGCTAGTAATAGTACTATTTTAGAGTTTCCTAATTTCAGAGGTGGGACTTCACACTTGGAATTGAAAGTTCAACCTTTTTACGCAGAAGCCGGAAATTATCCACGTGAAAATTAGATAATCCGAGCCCAAGCAAAAAcaataaaaaaataataaaaagttAGGGAACCGACGGAAATTGACGCCCTCTCCCATTCCGGCCCGACCGTCTCGCCGTCGCCGACATCCCAAGTCCCTCTACCCTGCCCGGCTgcgccccgcgcccgccgccaaccccacccccccccccaacagcCCCACCGGCGACCGGCTCGCGCGCCACCACCATCTTCGCCCGCGCCCACCTTGCTGCCGCGACGCCCGGTCCCTTACGCTCCCGCGCCCGCCTGGAGGACCCGCCGGCTGCCCTCGATCTGACCCCAGGGGGCTGGATGGACAAGGGGAAATCGGTGGTCGCCGAGCTGGCGGCGTCGCTCAGCGATGTCCGTGTCACGCCGCGCCAGAACCCCAAGCCCAAGAGCTTCGTACCCTCGGCCTCCTTCTGTAAGCTCCCGGTTCTTGTTGCTGATTCAAGCTAATCCATCTCGTATGCGGGGTAATTAACCGTACTCGTGTCTTTCAAGtgatttagaaaaaaaaaaagagtggtCAGCTGACTTTCGTGTTGGTCACGGCAGATTGCAGCTGCCGTGATCGATTTAGTGAGCTAGTATCTCCTGCAAACCGGAAAGATGTAAAGAATGGATTGGGAGCTTTCTAGTCTGATAAACAGTGGTGGAAATATTCTCCGTGAAGGGTTTGATTGGCTTTAGTTTGTGGAATTGGTGTTATGTGCTTCACTTTGATCATTCTAGTAACATATTTGTTCTGGTATACTGCCAAGAAGATTGCATACCACAGAGAATTTCTATTGAACAGAGAATGAAGTTTGTTTATTTGAAATGATTGAATGATGCGCTTGCTATCAAACTGTTGTGCAGACTGGAATAATTGAATCTCTTCCATAAATCCATACTATAGTCTATAGGTTTCCAATTGTCTGTAAATGCATACATTATCTCCAATATTCATGTGCAAATTGTAACTACTTCAGATTGTTTCTCAAAGAAGGCTAAACCTCGGAAATTGGTGAGCTTGTGCCTTGGCACCCTTGGTCAGCATCTTGAAGATATCATCACTGATATTTCTGAATTTGCTGCCTACTTTCCACCCCACATTAAGGTATCCATGAACTTCTCTTTTTGTTTGGTTTTCTATTGATGCTTGCTGCCAGAATAAAATGTGTATGCAAGCTTTTCAGTCATTAGATAGAGTCGACCTTTTAGTTTGTATAATGTAAGCCCAATTCATTGATGTGGCAGAGTTCTTTGTCTGACAAAAAGAAAGTACGTGTTCTTGTAGTTACTTGTAGTTGATCTGATGGCTCGCAACGCTGATTAATTTAGTTTACACGATTTTTTCCTCTTTTTTCCAGTTTACTTTTAAGTTGTAACTCTTGCTTAAACAACAACTAGAAGTGAGAAATCTACATTTCTTTTGTTGCTTATTTATTTTTTCTTGCTGATGAATTTGAAATCTTTGTAAAAAATGCAAATAGCATATAATAGAATAGAAGGCACAAATGTAACTTAGTATTGGAAGCACTTGCAAAATCCAGACAGGAACTGTTAGTAGGACCAATAGAAGGAACTGTTGATTATAAGGTTGATCTGTTGATGTGATGTGAACTGCACCGAGGCTCTTTAGTTTTATGACCTTGTAACAACAGCTAGTAGTAAATCAATCTGAATTATGCATCAATGTATTTTTAAGGTTTTTGAAGAGGCGTAGTCTAGAAACAATTATTGTTTGATTTAGTTCACGTATTGACATGTGATATACTGATATCTACTGGTACAGTAATGATTGAGTTTCTTGTATGATACAGTTGGCAGTTCTGTCTATTGCGAGGAGAAGAAGACTACTGAATGATGAAGTTTTGACTTCTCTTGCTGAATGCTCCTGGGAGATCCTAGATATATCTGGTTCTGATGTAACTGATGTTGGTTTGGCTACTGTGGCAAATGTTTGTAGTAATTTACGCGCTATTGATATTAGGTAAGGTTTTGTTGATGCGTGAGTTATTACTTAATAGAAGCTCAACAAACACTTCAACGAGTGAATCCATCTCATTTATGGTGTATCTTCTCATGCAGTCGCTGCGAAAAAATTACTACTGCTGGTGTTTCTGAAATTGTATGCCACTGCCCATCCTTGGAGATATTGAGATGTGGGTATGACTTCCAACAAATTGCATGTACAACCTTAGGGTCGATCAATCTCAAATTTGTGCCTTCATGATTTTGCCTCCAATTTTGTTGTGAATAGGTGAAGTACAAACATCTTGGTGTGAGCCATACTTGTTATTGACATGTCTGAGATTGAATTCGCTTAGGCCTATACCTTTTTGTGCTAGGCTATTCATGTCTAAGTACAACTTTTCCAATATCAGCATCTTGATTTACCTAGTATGGTAAGACCTGCAGTGTTGCTAGTTGATGAAATCAGGACATGTGGACATGTGATGCCTGGTACTGAAAATTTGGTGGCTCTTCATGAAAACTACAATAAACGGTTTCTTTTGTGAACTGATCTTATAAAGCATCAATTTATGATACTGAAAATTATGGTTAAAAATAATGCACAATTGATCATGTGTGCACAAGTCTATTTGATCATTCCAGATTATACTAGTGAATAGCTAGTCTCCTTGTGTGGAAATTTTTTTCCTTTTACTTTGGCAAATCATATGGCCTTCCATTGTTTACTACGTGTTGTATCGGATACTAAAAAGAGTTTAAATCACATGATTGCAGAGGCTGTCCGAGAAGTGAATTCACTGCGAGGAGGTGCTTGAATATCTTGAAACCCAAATTAAATACTCTTGAAGAGGACTCATGGGAGGAACTCGATACACTAGATATAGGAGGCGGTGCGGAGTCTTTAAGATGG
The genomic region above belongs to Panicum hallii strain FIL2 chromosome 4, PHallii_v3.1, whole genome shotgun sequence and contains:
- the LOC112890210 gene encoding heat shock 70 kDa protein 16-like, producing the protein MSVVGFDVGNDTLVAAAARQRGIDVLLNAESKRESPAAVAFSHNARLIGSHAASASASHAPFSSLKRLLLGATGRDPASSLLRDLPRLPFPVSSAADGGAVVHADHIGRRIALSPTHLLSMLLAYLKQLAEADLGGAPVADCVISVPCYFTQAQRRAYLDAAAVAGLRPLRLMHDLAATALGYGLYRSDLGSAGGPTHVAFVDVGQCDTQVAVVAFDASGMKVLSHGFDADLGGRDFDEVLFEHFAEEFRDRYKIDVVGNVKASMRLRAACEKAKKVLSANAEAVVNIECLMEEKDVKGVIRRDEFEKLCAGLLERVVEPCKRAVADSGIGLERLHSVELVGSGSRVPSIAKVLAGFFRREPSRTLNASECVARGCALQCAMLSPAFRVREYEVQDAIPASIGFSTREGPISTLSSNALFRRGLPFPSVKTITLQKHNSFNLDAYYVDENELPPGTSANIGSFQIGPFQAHTEASKVKVKVRLNLHGLISVESAALIDDYQRNVNSADHMEVDSSGDDMGDKSRSERSIQRQDLPIAEYIYGAMSKQELLEAQEQEQHLAYQDKLMERTKDRKNALESYVYDTRNKLSERYRSFATDSEREEISVNLQQTEEWLYEEGDDETEAVYCSKLEELKKLVDPIENRCKDDEVRAEATRELLKCIVDHRMAAKSLSTSEREAVDNECNKAEQWLREGLQLQESLPKNVDPVLWSYEIKRREEELDMFCQNIARHKGSPARTDGSRGSDHMPTPDRD
- the LOC112888451 gene encoding uncharacterized protein LOC112888451, which gives rise to MDKGKSVVAELAASLSDVRVTPRQNPKPKSFVPSASFYCFSKKAKPRKLVSLCLGTLGQHLEDIITDISEFAAYFPPHIKLAVLSIARRRRLLNDEVLTSLAECSWEILDISGSDVTDVGLATVANVCSNLRAIDISRCEKITTAGVSEIVCHCPSLEILRCGGCPRSEFTARRCLNILKPKLNTLEEDSWEELDTLDIGGGAESLRWLVWPKIDDNSKETLAAECPRVTINPQPSPYDLSRSKVPVEALASVPLDHFIVEDIDPKTWAVSAAPRRPVAPPNPNAPPEIPIAERFRLAYVEREARLAPKRAKRERQQRRRAERDYMMNDIDARSVALAAQASRNLRKS